One part of the Desulfonema ishimotonii genome encodes these proteins:
- a CDS encoding hybrid sensor histidine kinase/response regulator, translating to MADDKDKLIEKLQKRIKKLEAALKIVTTHSEKAENRMRKQFEVVAKTIPVPMIISTETGEIVFANPNAEKTFGYPPEEFARIRATALYANPDERGLFLDTLSDRRELSGFRIELRKSDGSVFPAVLFARHIDFDGQDAVLTIIHDLTEVMALEKQLRHTQKLEAIGTLTGGIAHDFNNILSVIFGYTEMVTESLDPEKNRLEKEYLDDVLKAARRAKSMIMQMMAFCRKSEHEKKPFRISAVVAEVVKLMGSLTPSDIRIRSDIRDRDMVVMGDPTQIHQVVTNLITNSVHALSDRGGAIDVILDQTDIREEQRRRILTPRPESGTYARITIRDNGPGISKDILDRIFDPFFTTRPVGQGSGMGLAVVHGIIRGHSGAVCVESEPGEGAAFHCYFPVIKEEDDNTKPETGPQSVGNGAERILFVDDELLVLGVYSKLLRGMGYRVTACTESRKALEIFKNQSEAFDLVITDNIMPEMSGRMLSKEILKIRPDIPIVLISGTLPEKNGGLKTTGIRTTIQKPFDRKKIQSVIREVLDAEKQM from the coding sequence ATGGCGGACGATAAGGATAAACTGATAGAGAAGCTGCAAAAAAGGATAAAAAAGCTGGAGGCGGCGCTGAAGATCGTCACCACCCATTCCGAAAAGGCCGAAAACCGCATGAGAAAGCAGTTTGAGGTGGTTGCGAAAACCATTCCCGTCCCCATGATCATCTCAACGGAAACGGGCGAAATTGTTTTTGCCAATCCGAATGCGGAGAAGACATTCGGCTACCCGCCGGAAGAATTCGCCCGCATCCGGGCCACGGCCCTCTATGCCAATCCTGATGAGCGCGGGCTGTTTCTGGATACGCTGTCAGACCGGAGAGAATTAAGCGGGTTTCGCATCGAACTCAGAAAGTCGGACGGATCGGTCTTTCCTGCCGTGTTGTTTGCCCGGCATATTGATTTTGACGGCCAGGACGCTGTTCTGACCATTATCCACGATCTGACCGAGGTCATGGCTCTGGAAAAACAGCTCCGGCACACCCAGAAGCTGGAGGCCATCGGGACGCTGACAGGCGGCATTGCACACGATTTCAATAATATCCTGTCAGTGATTTTCGGCTATACCGAGATGGTCACCGAGTCACTGGACCCGGAAAAAAACCGGCTTGAAAAAGAATACCTGGACGATGTGTTGAAAGCGGCCCGCCGTGCAAAATCCATGATCATGCAGATGATGGCTTTTTGCCGGAAATCGGAGCATGAAAAGAAGCCTTTTCGCATCAGTGCGGTTGTGGCCGAGGTCGTAAAACTGATGGGCAGTCTGACGCCTTCCGACATCCGTATCCGGTCGGACATCCGGGACCGGGATATGGTGGTCATGGGAGACCCCACCCAGATTCACCAGGTGGTGACCAACCTGATTACCAATTCGGTACATGCGCTGTCGGACAGGGGCGGAGCGATCGACGTTATCCTGGACCAGACGGATATACGTGAGGAACAGCGGCGCAGGATACTGACGCCCCGGCCTGAAAGCGGCACATATGCCCGGATTACCATCCGGGACAACGGTCCGGGAATCAGCAAAGATATACTGGACAGAATTTTTGACCCGTTTTTCACGACCCGGCCGGTGGGCCAGGGAAGCGGCATGGGACTCGCCGTGGTTCACGGGATCATCCGGGGACACTCGGGCGCGGTCTGCGTGGAAAGCGAACCCGGAGAGGGGGCTGCTTTCCATTGCTATTTTCCGGTCATCAAAGAAGAAGATGACAATACAAAACCCGAAACCGGACCTCAAAGCGTCGGAAACGGGGCTGAAAGGATCCTGTTTGTAGATGATGAACTCCTGGTTCTGGGGGTATACAGCAAACTTCTCAGGGGAATGGGATATCGGGTGACCGCCTGTACGGAAAGCCGAAAGGCCCTGGAGATTTTTAAAAATCAGTCGGAAGCCTTTGATCTTGTCATCACGGACAATATCATGCCGGAAATGAGCGGAAGAATGCTGAGCAAAGAGATCCTGAAGATCCGCCCGGACATTCCGATTGTTCTGATATCGGGAACCTTGCCTGAAAAGAATGGCGGGCTAAAGACAACAGGGATTCGGACAACGATCCAGAAGCCTTTTGACAGGAAAAAAATCCAGTCGGTGATCCGGGAAGTTCTGGATGCGGAAAAGCAGATGTGA
- a CDS encoding C10 family peptidase: MRKRLLLLLFVVFLGKTALAAPVSVDMAKQVAANWMNEKTGQPSSPADVSEIHTVRQGSAPVYHVFEFDSGGWVIIPADDIAYPVIGYSPDGTYAAEHHSPAFREWMDNAGQDIAAAKTKRVSPPSATRSAWDRLSVPTEAFIPAGSRTRSEPQPPVKGPLIQTNWSQGQYYNTLCPADSAGPDGHAVTGCVATAMAQIMRYHSHPTTGFGANSYTPDKHPEYGVQSADFGATTYNWANMPDTGAVTAYNNDVATLLYHCGVSVSIDYGNGVTDSGSSGSSVDAKDALRDHFKYDESVYYAQKSGYADDTWKNMLKAEINENRPLLYSGSGTGGHAFICDGYDSSTPAMFHFNWGWNDGSDGYFLLSSLTPCGDNFTNDQDGIFGIQPAKVPDLTFPYWEGFESGPISEDWMVSGQHVTVSAAEAHSGSGSLLLNDPDTTDTGINSAILKINVPAAGAALSFRVKRKSDAASDWLQQTALIRAQFGTETLLTIFDGDFDDDEWQRYVVDLSPWKNTVVRLYFEQKRQSTPSNQWMYIDDVEITEKPIADFKTERTEWFVNRPLKFTNLSANANSHTWTFTGGTPQSSTEVDPTITYTSPGTYPVSLVSTNTNGSDTETKTGYITIYPEPAVPYTNNFNSDNGRFYPYILTGCCSQWEWGTCNSSNFKNDTATIEGSGSWATVLNEYHGFNTRYALESPPFSLACETGDYFLEFSFRSVCGTGAGMNLEYSTDGGTTWLVLGDKNDPNGNGWYDEFSVGGLDGKPGWKNQAAFTVFYPKYKINQLKGNSDVRFRFVFGALNSFNDGFQIDEFSITNINFPYTEGFENNLPDNWTFSGERVTISTAEAHSGSGSLLLNDPTSTGYNVNTAALDIWVPENGHLSFWVKRGFDPAESQYNQQKAMIKSGEDVVKAVFDGDFNDSSWQQFTIDLAQWENQFITLYFEQYNSCNYKQWMYIDDVEITSSLPDLVIQSPGADPAATTAGSSLSVSCAVKNQGTAPASASTLKYYLSADAAFDVGDILMGSDSVGALPPGQTGVQGTSFSLPVSATPGTWYILFVADADNALGEGNENNNVAQCDIEITSSLPDLIIQSPGADPAATTASSSLSVLCAVKNQGTAPASASTLKYYLSADAAFDSGDILMGSDAVGTLSPGQTSSQDASFSLPACAMPGTWYVLFVADADNAVSEGNENNNVASYQITVDDPSPAAGDIDGSGGIDLSDAILVLRLMADIPVNADINTGADVNADHKIGMEEAVYILQEIAGLR, translated from the coding sequence GTGAGAAAGAGATTGCTGTTACTGTTGTTCGTCGTCTTCCTGGGGAAAACTGCGCTGGCGGCCCCTGTTTCCGTTGACATGGCAAAGCAGGTTGCCGCAAACTGGATGAATGAGAAGACCGGCCAACCTTCGTCACCGGCGGATGTTTCTGAAATCCATACGGTCCGTCAGGGATCAGCACCGGTCTACCATGTTTTTGAATTTGATTCGGGCGGATGGGTGATCATTCCGGCGGATGATATTGCATATCCCGTCATCGGATATTCCCCGGACGGCACATATGCTGCCGAGCATCATTCCCCGGCATTCAGAGAGTGGATGGATAATGCCGGACAGGATATTGCGGCGGCAAAAACAAAAAGAGTGTCGCCGCCTTCGGCCACCCGGAGCGCATGGGACCGCCTGAGCGTACCGACAGAGGCGTTTATTCCGGCAGGCTCCAGAACCCGGTCTGAGCCCCAGCCCCCGGTAAAAGGCCCGCTGATTCAGACGAACTGGTCACAGGGGCAATATTACAACACGTTGTGTCCTGCTGATTCTGCCGGACCGGACGGCCATGCGGTTACCGGATGCGTGGCAACGGCAATGGCCCAGATTATGCGCTATCACAGTCATCCGACCACGGGCTTCGGGGCCAATTCTTACACACCGGACAAGCATCCCGAATACGGGGTGCAGTCAGCAGATTTCGGGGCAACAACGTACAACTGGGCCAACATGCCCGATACGGGGGCTGTCACCGCCTATAATAATGATGTTGCCACGCTCTTATACCACTGCGGCGTTTCTGTCAGCATAGATTACGGCAACGGCGTGACGGATTCTGGCTCAAGCGGTTCATCTGTAGACGCGAAAGATGCGCTGAGGGACCATTTCAAATACGACGAATCCGTTTACTACGCCCAGAAATCCGGCTATGCGGATGACACATGGAAAAATATGCTAAAGGCGGAAATCAATGAAAATCGTCCCCTGCTTTACAGCGGATCGGGAACGGGGGGCCATGCCTTTATCTGCGACGGATATGACAGCAGCACCCCGGCCATGTTTCATTTTAACTGGGGCTGGAACGACGGATCGGACGGCTATTTCCTGCTGAGCAGTTTAACACCGTGTGGCGATAATTTCACAAATGACCAGGATGGCATATTCGGCATTCAGCCTGCCAAAGTGCCGGACCTGACATTTCCCTATTGGGAGGGGTTTGAAAGCGGTCCGATTTCAGAGGACTGGATGGTTTCCGGCCAGCATGTCACTGTTTCTGCGGCCGAGGCCCATTCCGGCTCCGGCAGCCTGCTGCTGAATGATCCCGATACGACGGATACGGGAATCAATTCCGCCATATTAAAAATAAACGTTCCGGCAGCCGGCGCGGCCCTGAGCTTCCGGGTCAAAAGAAAAAGTGATGCCGCAAGTGACTGGCTTCAGCAGACCGCCCTGATCAGAGCCCAGTTCGGCACCGAAACCCTGCTCACGATTTTTGACGGGGATTTTGATGATGATGAATGGCAGCGGTATGTCGTGGATCTGTCGCCGTGGAAAAACACGGTGGTCAGGCTGTATTTTGAACAAAAGAGACAGAGTACGCCGAGTAATCAGTGGATGTATATTGATGATGTTGAGATTACCGAAAAACCGATTGCCGATTTTAAAACAGAAAGAACAGAGTGGTTTGTGAACAGACCTTTGAAATTTACAAACCTGTCTGCAAATGCAAATTCCCATACATGGACATTTACAGGGGGAACCCCTCAGTCATCCACAGAGGTCGATCCCACCATTACTTACACTTCTCCGGGCACATATCCTGTCTCATTGGTTTCAACCAATACAAACGGTTCCGATACGGAAACCAAAACCGGCTATATTACCATTTATCCCGAACCGGCTGTTCCTTACACCAATAATTTCAACAGCGATAACGGCAGATTTTATCCTTATATATTAACCGGATGTTGCAGCCAGTGGGAATGGGGCACTTGTAATAGTTCTAATTTTAAGAATGATACGGCAACCATTGAGGGAAGCGGTTCGTGGGCAACGGTGTTAAACGAATATCACGGCTTTAATACCCGCTATGCTCTCGAAAGTCCTCCTTTTTCGCTTGCCTGCGAAACAGGAGACTATTTTCTTGAATTTTCATTCCGGTCCGTTTGCGGAACAGGTGCGGGAATGAATCTCGAATATTCCACGGACGGCGGAACGACCTGGCTTGTTTTGGGGGATAAAAACGACCCGAATGGCAATGGCTGGTACGATGAATTCTCTGTTGGCGGTCTGGATGGCAAGCCCGGCTGGAAAAATCAGGCGGCATTCACTGTATTTTATCCGAAATATAAAATTAACCAACTGAAGGGAAACAGCGATGTCCGGTTCAGGTTTGTTTTCGGGGCACTGAACTCTTTTAATGATGGATTTCAGATAGATGAATTCAGCATAACCAATATAAATTTCCCGTACACAGAGGGATTTGAAAATAATTTGCCTGATAACTGGACCTTTTCAGGGGAACGGGTGACAATTTCAACCGCCGAAGCCCATTCCGGTTCAGGCAGCCTTTTGCTGAATGACCCGACCTCTACCGGCTATAATGTCAATACAGCGGCTTTGGATATCTGGGTTCCTGAAAACGGACATTTGTCATTCTGGGTCAAACGGGGGTTTGATCCCGCTGAATCTCAGTATAATCAGCAAAAAGCAATGATCAAATCCGGGGAAGATGTTGTAAAGGCTGTTTTTGACGGGGATTTTAATGACAGTAGCTGGCAGCAATTTACCATAGATCTGGCCCAATGGGAAAACCAATTTATCACCTTGTACTTTGAACAATATAATTCTTGTAACTATAAACAGTGGATGTACATTGATGATGTTGAAATTACCTCGTCTTTGCCGGATCTGGTCATTCAGTCGCCCGGAGCCGACCCGGCAGCCACAACCGCCGGTTCTTCTCTTTCTGTCTCATGCGCGGTGAAAAATCAGGGCACGGCCCCGGCCAGTGCCAGCACCCTGAAGTATTACCTCTCAGCGGATGCCGCTTTTGATGTCGGCGATATTCTGATGGGAAGTGATTCCGTGGGGGCGCTGCCGCCAGGTCAGACAGGCGTTCAGGGCACATCCTTTTCCCTGCCTGTCAGTGCAACGCCCGGAACATGGTACATCCTGTTTGTCGCGGATGCGGACAATGCCCTCGGCGAGGGGAATGAAAACAACAATGTCGCCCAATGTGATATTGAAATTACCTCATCTTTGCCGGATCTGATTATTCAGTCTCCCGGAGCCGACCCGGCTGCCACAACCGCCAGTTCTTCTCTTTCTGTCTTATGCGCGGTGAAAAATCAGGGCACGGCCCCGGCCAGTGCCAGCACCCTGAAGTATTACCTCTCAGCGGATGCCGCTTTTGATTCGGGCGATATTCTGATGGGAAGTGATGCCGTGGGGACCCTTTCACCCGGCCAGACAAGCAGTCAGGACGCATCCTTTTCCCTGCCAGCCTGTGCGATGCCCGGAACGTGGTATGTGCTCTTTGTCGCCGATGCGGACAATGCCGTGAGCGAGGGGAATGAAAACAACAATGTCGCCTCTTATCAGATTACGGTTGATGATCCGTCTCCTGCGGCGGGGGATATAGATGGCAGCGGAGGGATTGATTTAAGCGACGCCATACTCGTCCTCAGACTGATGGCCGATATTCCCGTCAATGCTGATATCAATACCGGGGCCGATGTAAATGCCGACCACAAGATAGGTATGGAAGAAGCCGTATATATTTTGCAGGAGATCGCCGGGTTACGATAG
- a CDS encoding TRAP transporter substrate-binding protein, protein MTEHRLKEISRRDLLRLARTFGRTSTVLAAAAMTGAVTLPRLAAAAEETSRKRLKKKARVNLTYVVPVLGDAPFRIGKFGTPEFIRDIEERTDGEIRVELITGMDVCNQLDCVKRVQEGTVDIYHSSTQNAAGVAPYFNALDFPYLFPGRAAQNHFFYHPMSEKLFREPLRKHHGICFLFTSCRLRSLMMGKKWQDRPDVRRIDELIGAKIRVTASKPGKIALKLLKTHPIPVPWNETPNALKFGLIDGMESWESAIAAAMPHVLSQVIDIRLFSGNGHTAMNAAVFDKMPAELQNAVMESSYHAQMFAHLASEAALINIVGASDPQKPGTIFAKHQVRFVQLPDEELKKAEQMCSPEFNPAPWERWRERLNEMAGGIDVYREIHKIAREIPADTLAEDVQPRRWWKGA, encoded by the coding sequence ATGACGGAACACAGACTAAAAGAGATTTCACGACGTGACCTGCTTCGCCTTGCCAGAACATTCGGCAGGACTTCGACGGTTCTGGCGGCCGCCGCCATGACCGGAGCCGTCACCCTGCCCCGCCTTGCCGCAGCCGCAGAGGAAACCAGCAGGAAGCGGCTGAAAAAGAAGGCCAGAGTGAATCTGACCTATGTGGTCCCTGTACTCGGGGATGCCCCGTTTCGGATCGGAAAATTCGGCACCCCGGAATTTATCCGCGACATAGAGGAACGCACCGACGGCGAAATCCGGGTGGAACTGATCACCGGCATGGACGTCTGCAACCAGCTGGACTGCGTGAAAAGGGTTCAGGAGGGGACCGTGGATATCTATCATTCCTCCACCCAGAATGCGGCGGGGGTTGCGCCTTATTTCAATGCGCTGGATTTTCCCTACCTCTTCCCCGGACGGGCGGCCCAGAACCATTTTTTCTATCATCCCATGAGTGAAAAGCTGTTCCGGGAACCGCTGCGTAAGCATCACGGCATCTGCTTCCTGTTCACAAGCTGTCGGCTGCGCAGTCTGATGATGGGGAAAAAATGGCAGGACAGACCCGATGTCAGAAGAATAGATGAGCTGATCGGCGCCAAAATCCGGGTCACTGCCAGCAAGCCCGGCAAGATTGCCCTGAAGCTTCTGAAAACCCATCCCATCCCCGTACCCTGGAACGAAACCCCCAACGCCCTTAAATTCGGCCTGATTGACGGCATGGAAAGCTGGGAGTCGGCAATTGCCGCCGCCATGCCCCATGTGCTTTCCCAGGTGATTGATATCCGGCTGTTCAGCGGTAACGGTCACACCGCCATGAATGCGGCAGTGTTTGACAAAATGCCGGCCGAACTGCAGAACGCGGTCATGGAATCGTCTTATCACGCCCAGATGTTTGCCCATCTCGCGAGCGAGGCCGCACTCATCAATATTGTGGGCGCGTCGGATCCCCAGAAACCGGGAACGATTTTCGCCAAACACCAGGTGCGTTTTGTACAATTGCCTGATGAGGAGTTGAAAAAGGCGGAGCAGATGTGTTCGCCGGAGTTCAACCCCGCCCCCTGGGAAAGATGGCGCGAGCGTCTGAACGAGATGGCAGGCGGCATTGACGTCTATCGGGAGATTCACAAAATTGCCCGCGAGATTCCCGCGGACACCCTGGCCGAGGACGTTCAACCCCGCCGCTGGTGGAAAGGGGCATAA
- a CDS encoding TRAP transporter substrate-binding protein, whose protein sequence is MMEYQFKSVSRRDLLRLAKTFGWTSTLLAADAMTGAVTLPRLAAAAEAVSQKRLKKKANVNLTCVMPVLREASFRVGKFGTPEFICDIEERTDGEIRVELITGMKICNQLTCVKRVQEGTVDIYHSSTQNAAGAAPYFSVLDFPYLFLSRAAQYYFFYHPRSEKLLREPLLRNHGIRFLFSHCRLRGLMMGLKWRDRPDVRSLEELAGSTIRVSASKLGKIALTLLKLKPVPIPWNETVGALEHGMIDGMETWDSAAAAAMPHVLSQVIDLRLFSGNGHTAMNAGVFDKLSPDLQRAVLESAYHTQMYVQLAGEASLINTVGASDPQKPGTIFARNKVRFVQLPDEELKKAEKMCAPEFIPEPWEKWRERLNKMAGGIDVYQEIHRVAREIPAESLTENIEPRRWWKSAG, encoded by the coding sequence ATGATGGAATATCAGTTCAAAAGCGTCTCACGGCGGGATCTGCTCCGGCTTGCCAAAACATTCGGCTGGACTTCGACACTTCTGGCTGCCGATGCCATGACCGGAGCCGTTACGTTGCCCCGGCTTGCTGCCGCGGCGGAGGCAGTCAGCCAAAAGAGGCTGAAAAAGAAAGCCAATGTGAATCTGACATGTGTGATGCCTGTCCTGAGGGAGGCATCATTTCGGGTTGGCAAATTCGGCACCCCGGAATTTATCTGTGACATAGAGGAACGCACCGATGGCGAAATCCGGGTGGAACTGATCACCGGCATGAAAATTTGCAACCAACTGACCTGTGTGAAAAGGGTTCAGGAAGGGACAGTGGATATCTATCATTCATCCACTCAGAATGCGGCAGGTGCCGCGCCTTATTTCAGCGTGCTCGATTTTCCCTATCTCTTTCTGTCACGAGCAGCCCAGTACTATTTTTTTTATCACCCCCGAAGCGAAAAACTGTTGCGCGAGCCCTTGCTCAGGAATCACGGCATTCGCTTTCTCTTCTCCCACTGCCGCCTGCGCGGTCTGATGATGGGGCTGAAATGGCGGGACAGACCGGATGTCCGCTCTTTAGAGGAACTGGCCGGAAGCACAATCCGGGTCAGTGCCAGCAAGCTTGGCAAGATTGCACTGACCCTCCTGAAGCTGAAGCCGGTGCCCATTCCCTGGAATGAAACCGTCGGGGCACTGGAACACGGCATGATAGACGGAATGGAAACCTGGGACTCTGCTGCGGCTGCGGCCATGCCCCATGTGCTTTCCCAGGTGATTGATCTCCGCCTGTTCAGCGGTAACGGGCACACAGCCATGAATGCAGGCGTGTTCGACAAATTGTCCCCTGATTTGCAGAGGGCCGTTCTGGAATCCGCCTATCACACTCAGATGTATGTCCAGCTTGCAGGAGAGGCATCGCTGATCAACACGGTCGGCGCATCAGATCCCCAGAAGCCGGGGACGATTTTTGCCCGAAACAAGGTGCGTTTTGTACAATTACCTGATGAGGAGTTGAAAAAGGCGGAAAAGATGTGCGCGCCGGAGTTCATTCCCGAACCCTGGGAAAAATGGCGGGAACGTCTGAACAAAATGGCAGGGGGCATCGACGTGTATCAGGAGATTCACAGGGTCGCCCGTGAGATTCCCGCGGAAAGCCTGACTGAAAATATAGAACCGCGCCGCTGGTGGAAATCAGCAGGATAG
- a CDS encoding SpoIIE family protein phosphatase → MKTASVRSKLILSFMAVAGFVVLSSALAFYTFVFLGQTLDQVTEDRLPPIILAQQLAAQSERIIASAPALIASVKEDERKAVSDAIRTDVDAISRLISQIRHFQGSARMLAAIESDFTQMVTYLRKIDDAVKQKLRIIEESRNIYDELLTTHREFQAIIKPAISIRKHPIGELEEFLGDYGGEVDTGLVRSVGEAVGQLMPLLEIERLGNGLTNFLLSSATEDNMRNLRIIELKGRSRIADIQEQTSRLKAGMAGACAELMIRFKIYAVGDRSLPELRRQELETTGEAQELLEKSRALSEDLNRTVSELIRKTNADIHQATRSAKKTRRLISAILVFVAVASLVFSAFMGWVYVGQQVIRPINRVVHLMRKVSEGDLPESPDIPRADRNRKDEIGSMTNNLILLIDAACETACIAEEIAGGNLSVEVRERSEQDRMMKALNQMIRRLNEILDETGGMILAVGQGRLDVRGNAGAFDGGWRDLVTGVNDLIDGLSNAISKSAALSREMALARKIQTSLLPTSVENIHPDFEIAASMLTADQVGGDFYDITFDKSGYLWLAVGDVSGHGVTSGLIMMMAQTVHATVTANLDCEARDVVVKTNDILYKNVRERLKESHFMTFTALKYLGDGQFEHAGAHLRIIVYRRASARCELIRTRGVYLNLKKDISKPTENSYFRLERGDVMILYTDGLTEARNSSGELLDMDRILKIVGNHARRDAESMRKHVMADVLRWCGNRREDDMTLVIVKRKEEADG, encoded by the coding sequence ATGAAAACGGCAAGTGTCAGAAGCAAACTGATCCTCTCTTTTATGGCAGTTGCAGGTTTTGTGGTGCTTTCAAGCGCTTTGGCGTTCTATACGTTTGTCTTTCTGGGCCAGACACTTGATCAGGTAACGGAAGACCGGCTGCCGCCGATAATTCTTGCCCAGCAGCTCGCTGCACAGAGTGAGCGGATAATTGCCAGCGCCCCGGCCCTGATTGCCTCGGTGAAAGAGGATGAACGAAAAGCCGTTTCAGATGCAATCCGGACAGATGTTGACGCCATATCCCGGCTGATTTCCCAAATCAGACATTTTCAGGGGAGTGCCCGGATGCTCGCGGCAATTGAGTCCGACTTTACACAGATGGTAACATATCTCAGGAAGATTGACGATGCGGTGAAACAAAAACTCCGAATTATCGAGGAAAGCAGGAATATCTATGATGAACTTCTGACTACTCACCGGGAATTCCAGGCCATCATCAAGCCCGCCATATCCATCCGCAAACACCCGATTGGCGAACTGGAAGAGTTTCTCGGCGATTATGGCGGTGAAGTGGATACGGGCCTCGTCCGGAGTGTGGGGGAAGCAGTGGGGCAGCTGATGCCCCTGCTTGAAATCGAACGCCTGGGAAATGGGCTCACAAATTTCCTGTTATCGTCCGCCACCGAAGACAATATGCGGAATCTCAGAATTATTGAACTGAAAGGGCGTTCCCGGATTGCGGATATTCAGGAACAGACCAGCCGGCTTAAAGCGGGTATGGCGGGCGCGTGTGCCGAACTGATGATCCGGTTTAAAATTTATGCTGTCGGCGATCGCTCCCTGCCGGAATTGCGCAGACAGGAACTTGAAACCACAGGCGAGGCACAGGAACTGCTGGAGAAAAGCAGGGCATTGTCAGAGGACTTGAACAGAACCGTGAGCGAACTGATCCGCAAGACAAACGCGGATATTCATCAGGCAACCCGGAGTGCCAAAAAGACCCGCAGGCTCATATCGGCAATCCTGGTGTTCGTTGCCGTGGCAAGCCTTGTTTTCTCCGCGTTTATGGGGTGGGTCTATGTCGGACAACAGGTTATCCGTCCCATCAACCGGGTGGTTCATCTGATGCGGAAAGTGTCGGAAGGCGATTTGCCGGAATCCCCGGATATCCCCAGGGCGGATAGAAACAGAAAGGATGAGATCGGCAGTATGACCAACAATCTGATTCTGCTCATTGACGCAGCCTGTGAAACCGCCTGTATCGCGGAAGAAATCGCCGGTGGCAATCTGAGCGTGGAAGTCCGGGAACGCTCGGAACAGGACCGGATGATGAAAGCATTGAATCAGATGATCCGGCGGCTGAATGAGATCTTGGACGAGACCGGCGGAATGATCCTGGCCGTGGGACAGGGCAGGCTGGATGTCCGGGGAAATGCCGGGGCATTTGACGGCGGATGGCGGGATCTGGTTACCGGTGTGAATGACCTGATTGACGGTCTGAGCAATGCCATCTCAAAATCAGCCGCGCTCAGCCGGGAAATGGCGCTGGCCCGCAAAATTCAGACATCGCTCCTTCCGACTTCTGTGGAAAACATTCACCCGGATTTCGAAATTGCGGCATCCATGCTGACCGCAGATCAGGTGGGCGGCGATTTTTATGACATCACCTTTGACAAATCCGGCTATCTGTGGCTTGCTGTTGGCGATGTGTCCGGCCACGGTGTCACGTCCGGCCTGATCATGATGATGGCCCAGACGGTTCATGCGACCGTGACGGCCAATCTTGACTGCGAGGCGCGGGATGTGGTGGTCAAAACCAATGACATCCTGTATAAGAATGTCCGTGAACGGCTGAAAGAATCCCATTTTATGACATTCACCGCCCTGAAATATCTGGGGGACGGACAATTCGAACATGCGGGGGCGCATCTGAGAATCATTGTGTATCGCCGGGCATCGGCCCGGTGCGAACTCATCAGAACCAGAGGCGTCTACCTGAACTTAAAGAAGGATATCTCCAAGCCCACCGAGAATTCGTATTTCAGACTGGAACGGGGAGATGTCATGATCCTGTACACCGACGGCCTGACCGAGGCCCGAAACAGCAGCGGCGAACTGCTGGACATGGACCGTATCCTGAAAATCGTCGGTAATCATGCCCGCCGGGATGCCGAATCCATGAGGAAACACGTCATGGCCGATGTTCTCCGATGGTGCGGTAACAGAAGAGAGGACGACATGACGCTGGTCATCGTCAAAAGAAAAGAGGAAGCCGATGGCTGA
- a CDS encoding PP2C family protein-serine/threonine phosphatase: MTEGWISIGDVSGHGVPPGLIMIMAQTVHTTITASTDCDARDAVITVNRILYRNVHERLKENHFMTFTALKYLGDGRFRHAGAHLSMIVYRRRTGACEFVRTRGVYLNFRQDISKATKNAEFSLDAGDVLVLYTDGLTEAENPDGKMLDIGGFVKIVEKHAYQNPEAMKDMIMADVIRWCDDSRSDDMTLVIVKRKKEEGQDDGTQTKRDFTT, translated from the coding sequence TTGACAGAGGGCTGGATTTCCATCGGGGACGTGTCCGGACACGGCGTGCCCCCGGGCCTGATCATGATAATGGCTCAGACGGTTCATACAACCATCACCGCAAGCACCGACTGCGATGCCAGAGACGCCGTGATCACGGTAAACAGGATTCTGTACCGGAATGTTCATGAGCGCCTGAAAGAAAACCATTTTATGACATTCACCGCCCTGAAATATCTGGGTGACGGACGGTTCCGGCACGCGGGCGCGCATCTTTCCATGATCGTGTATCGCCGGAGAACCGGCGCGTGCGAGTTTGTCAGAACCAGAGGCGTCTATCTGAACTTCAGACAGGACATCTCCAAAGCCACAAAAAATGCCGAATTCTCACTGGATGCCGGGGATGTTCTCGTGCTTTACACCGACGGCCTGACTGAGGCGGAAAATCCGGATGGGAAAATGCTCGACATCGGCGGATTTGTGAAAATCGTGGAGAAACACGCTTACCAGAACCCCGAAGCCATGAAAGATATGATTATGGCGGATGTGATCCGTTGGTGCGATGACAGCCGATCTGATGATATGACCCTTGTTATTGTCAAAAGAAAAAAGGAGGAAGGGCAGGATGACGGAACACAGACTAAAAGAGATTTCACGACGTGA